The proteins below are encoded in one region of Pacificitalea manganoxidans:
- the modC gene encoding molybdenum ABC transporter ATP-binding protein, which yields MSLSVEIRHRAGAFTLDAAFQAPSGVTALFGRSGAGKTTVVNAVAGLIRPEAGRITLGARVLWDASARIWVPPHRRRIGYVFQQARLFPHLSVAQNLSYGSWFARRQGRAPAAKLAQVVEMLGIGPLLARRPATLSGGEAQRVAIGRALLAAPELLLLDEPLAALDDARKAEILPYLERLRDETQVPVLYVSHAVSEIARLANTVVALEQGRVVRAGPAEALLADPQVVPTLGVREAGAVLTGRVRAHHEDGLTELSLRGGPLLVPGVTGAPGDHVRVRVHAHDVIIARARPEGLSALNILPATVRQVHQGAGPGVAVQLDLGGDLLLARITRRSAEALALAPGVTCHAILKSVSVGPADLGQGAGPGEPDPAG from the coding sequence ATGAGCCTGTCGGTCGAAATCCGCCACCGCGCCGGGGCGTTCACGCTCGATGCGGCGTTTCAGGCGCCCTCCGGCGTGACCGCGCTGTTCGGGCGTTCGGGCGCGGGCAAGACCACGGTCGTCAATGCCGTGGCCGGGCTGATCCGCCCCGAGGCCGGGCGCATCACGCTGGGCGCGCGCGTCCTGTGGGATGCGTCCGCTAGAATTTGGGTGCCGCCGCACCGCCGCCGCATTGGCTATGTGTTTCAGCAGGCGCGGCTGTTTCCGCATCTGAGCGTGGCGCAAAACCTGAGCTATGGCAGCTGGTTCGCCCGGCGGCAGGGGCGTGCGCCCGCCGCAAAACTGGCGCAGGTGGTCGAGATGCTGGGCATCGGGCCGCTGCTGGCGCGCCGTCCGGCGACCCTGTCGGGGGGCGAGGCACAGCGCGTGGCCATCGGGCGCGCGTTGCTGGCCGCGCCGGAATTGCTGCTGCTGGATGAGCCGCTGGCCGCGCTGGACGACGCCCGCAAGGCAGAGATCCTGCCCTATCTGGAACGGCTGCGGGACGAAACGCAGGTGCCTGTGCTTTACGTCAGCCACGCGGTGTCGGAAATCGCGCGGCTTGCCAACACGGTCGTCGCGCTGGAGCAGGGGCGCGTCGTGCGGGCCGGTCCGGCGGAGGCTCTCCTAGCCGATCCGCAAGTGGTGCCGACACTGGGAGTGCGCGAGGCAGGCGCGGTGCTGACCGGGCGGGTGCGCGCCCATCACGAAGACGGGCTGACGGAATTGTCCCTGCGGGGCGGGCCGCTGCTGGTGCCGGGGGTGACCGGCGCGCCGGGGGACCATGTCCGCGTGCGGGTCCATGCCCATGATGTCATCATAGCCCGCGCCCGCCCCGAAGGCCTGTCGGCGCTCAACATCCTGCCCGCTACCGTGCGGCAAGTGCATCAGGGCGCCGGGCCGGGGGTGGCGGTGCAGCTGGATCTGGGCGGGGATCTGCTGCTGGCGCGGATCACCCGGCGCTCGGCGGAGGCATTGGCGCTGGCGCCCGGCGTGACCTGCCACGCGATCCTGAAATCAGTCTCTGTCGGGCCTGCGGATCTGGGGCAGGGGGCAGGTCCGGGCGAACCCGATCCGGCGGGCTGA
- a CDS encoding sugar-binding transcriptional regulator — protein MAGRERGLDDAARAAWLSYVAGNTQDEIAAKLGVSRQKAQRLISQAQSAGLIRVRIDHPISNCLSIAQDLTDRYGLRFCNVVPSDPASGSSVLGVADATADAIEHWLSREEPVVLALGTGRTLKAAVQQLPQIDCPQHRIVSLTGNIAPSGATAFYNVLFSLGERVNATTFPLPMPVVANSAEECAALREQPMIRRALDLVIEADVAFVGVGQMSEDAPLYMDGFITAEDLDLNRRHGAVGEIIGWVFDAEGRVLTEGSNARVAAAPLRFADEALVIGTAMGASKVPGVRAAIKGGILNGLITDEVTGRMLLK, from the coding sequence ATGGCAGGACGAGAGCGGGGCCTCGATGACGCGGCACGGGCGGCATGGCTGTCCTACGTCGCGGGCAATACCCAAGATGAAATCGCGGCCAAGCTGGGGGTCTCCCGGCAGAAGGCGCAGCGGCTCATCAGTCAGGCGCAGTCGGCGGGACTGATTCGCGTGCGCATCGACCATCCGATTTCCAATTGCCTCAGCATCGCGCAGGATCTGACGGACCGCTACGGCCTGCGGTTTTGCAACGTGGTGCCCAGCGATCCGGCCTCGGGTTCATCCGTTCTGGGGGTGGCCGACGCCACCGCCGACGCCATCGAGCATTGGTTGAGCCGAGAGGAGCCGGTGGTTCTGGCGCTTGGCACCGGGCGCACGCTGAAAGCGGCAGTGCAGCAATTGCCGCAGATCGATTGTCCGCAGCACCGAATCGTGTCGCTGACCGGCAATATCGCGCCCTCTGGTGCGACGGCATTCTACAACGTGCTGTTTTCTTTGGGGGAGCGCGTGAACGCCACGACCTTCCCGCTGCCCATGCCGGTGGTCGCCAACAGCGCCGAGGAATGCGCCGCGCTGCGCGAACAGCCGATGATCCGCCGGGCGCTGGATCTGGTGATCGAGGCCGATGTCGCCTTTGTCGGGGTTGGCCAGATGTCCGAAGACGCGCCGCTTTACATGGACGGGTTCATCACCGCCGAGGATCTGGACCTGAACCGCCGCCACGGCGCGGTGGGGGAGATCATCGGCTGGGTGTTCGACGCCGAAGGCCGGGTGCTGACCGAGGGCAGCAATGCGCGTGTCGCCGCAGCCCCGTTGCGGTTCGCCGATGAGGCGCTGGTGATCGGCACCGCAATGGGCGCATCGAAGGTTCCGGGCGTCCGCGCGGCCATCAAGGGCGGCATTCTCAACGGCCTGATCACGGATGAAGTGACCGGACGGATGCTTCTCAAGTAA
- a CDS encoding FGGY family pentulose kinase: protein MSELVCAVDVGTGSARAGFFRPDGTMVARAVAPIGMSRPEPLYAEHGSEQIWSAIGRAIAEARDSASIETAQVGALAFDATCSLVLRDGSGLPLGLSEPQLDTISWCDHRARAEAGLCTQTGHEVLDHLGGAMSPEMQIPKLMWLKRHRPDLWSRLGRAMDLVDFLAWRATGTEIRSESALSAKWTYLPHRPGSEWADDFLNAVGLDDLRRRAALPEQGHPPGTPAGTLTRVAAAELGLRAGIPVATGAVDAYAGALGALAGSDPARTVALIGGTSSCLMALSDRPVRAPGVWGPFRDAVLPGFWTVEGGQSATGSLLDQVIRWSGAGARPSRAAHDRIVNRIATLRAEAGGESGPEQDFAAGVHILPDLLGNRTPWATYGAQCVISGLSGNEGFDALCRIYWRAAVSIALGTRQIIDHLSTAGLRIDHIALAGGHTRSDLLPQLYADATGCRVSVSDDRDIVLLGGAIMAARAAGWQAGLSEAAAQMAGPRRDFRPDPRSQAAREIDYRVFLRMQEHRQEIEAMSARHPDPDAPRTTADVSADPDGDQTAGRDVGHPASDPRRA, encoded by the coding sequence ATGTCAGAGCTGGTCTGTGCTGTCGACGTCGGCACAGGAAGCGCGAGGGCGGGCTTTTTCCGTCCTGACGGAACAATGGTGGCTCGCGCCGTTGCGCCGATTGGCATGTCCCGTCCCGAACCCCTGTATGCTGAACATGGCTCTGAACAGATCTGGTCCGCCATTGGGCGCGCCATTGCGGAGGCCCGTGACAGCGCCAGCATAGAGACCGCGCAGGTCGGCGCTCTGGCCTTTGACGCCACGTGTTCGCTGGTGCTGCGCGACGGGTCCGGCCTGCCGCTGGGCCTGTCGGAGCCGCAACTCGACACGATTTCGTGGTGCGATCACCGCGCCCGCGCCGAGGCAGGCCTTTGCACCCAGACCGGGCACGAGGTGCTGGATCATCTGGGCGGGGCAATGTCCCCGGAGATGCAGATCCCCAAGCTGATGTGGCTGAAACGGCATCGGCCCGATCTGTGGTCCCGTCTGGGCCGGGCGATGGATTTGGTAGATTTTCTGGCATGGCGCGCCACTGGCACCGAAATCCGGTCCGAAAGCGCGCTAAGCGCGAAATGGACCTACCTGCCGCACCGCCCCGGGTCCGAATGGGCTGATGATTTCCTGAATGCCGTCGGGCTGGACGATCTGCGCCGCCGTGCCGCGCTGCCGGAGCAGGGCCATCCGCCCGGCACGCCTGCCGGGACGCTGACCCGCGTGGCCGCTGCCGAACTGGGCCTGCGCGCGGGCATCCCGGTCGCCACCGGCGCCGTCGATGCCTATGCAGGTGCGCTGGGGGCCTTGGCGGGCAGCGATCCGGCCCGCACCGTCGCGCTGATCGGGGGCACCTCCAGCTGTCTGATGGCGTTGAGCGACCGGCCCGTGCGGGCCCCCGGCGTTTGGGGGCCGTTTCGCGATGCGGTGCTGCCTGGCTTCTGGACCGTCGAAGGGGGGCAAAGCGCCACCGGCTCGCTACTGGATCAGGTCATCCGCTGGAGCGGCGCAGGCGCGCGCCCCAGCCGCGCTGCCCACGACCGGATCGTCAACCGCATCGCCACCCTGCGGGCAGAGGCGGGTGGCGAGAGCGGCCCGGAACAGGATTTCGCCGCAGGCGTCCACATCCTGCCCGATCTGCTGGGCAACCGCACGCCGTGGGCCACCTATGGCGCGCAATGCGTGATCTCCGGCCTGTCGGGCAACGAAGGCTTTGACGCGCTGTGCCGGATCTACTGGCGCGCGGCCGTGTCGATCGCGCTGGGAACGCGGCAGATCATCGACCATCTGAGCACCGCCGGTCTGCGCATCGATCATATCGCGCTCGCCGGGGGCCACACAAGGAGCGACCTCCTGCCGCAGCTCTACGCCGATGCCACCGGCTGCCGGGTCAGCGTCAGCGATGACCGCGACATCGTGTTGCTGGGCGGGGCCATCATGGCGGCCCGTGCCGCAGGCTGGCAGGCCGGTCTGAGCGAGGCCGCAGCCCAGATGGCAGGCCCGCGCAGGGACTTCCGCCCCGACCCCCGGTCGCAAGCGGCGCGGGAAATCGACTACCGGGTTTTCCTGCGAATGCAGGAGCATAGGCAGGAGATCGAGGCGATGTCGGCGCGGCACCCGGACCCTGACGCGCCCCGGACGACCGCCGATGTGTCCGCCGACCCTGACGGCGACCAGACTGCGGGGCGGGATGTGGGGCATCCCGCCTCCGATCCGCGCCGGGCCTGA
- a CDS encoding mannitol dehydrogenase family protein, producing the protein MTTRLSAETLATLADRADVPGYDRAALRPGIVHIGVGNFHRAHQAVYLDRLFRAGLGHDWALIGAGVMPGDAAMRETLAAQDYLTTVVEQDADGAHATITAGMIDFLPAGDAEAIVDRLSQADIRIASMTITEGGYYLDSDGHFDPTHPAIAADAANPDAPKTVFGMLVAALARRRAAGVQPFTVMSCDNIPHNGVVARAAVTGLARQIDADLGEWISANVAFPNGMVDRITPATGDRERADVKASFGIDDAWPVYCEPFTQWVLEDNFPAGRPPLEEVGVQFVPDVTPYELMKIRILNGGHAVIAYPAGLLDIHFVHEAMEHPLVRGFLARIEAEEIVPTVPPVPDTDLNEYYQLIEGRFANPKIGDTVRRLCLDGSNRQPKFIIPTIADRLTAGAGVEGLALESALWCRYCYGETESGAEIAPNDPNWERLQPVARAAKDDPAAWLAMEDIYGAVGHDPRFAEAFATALNALWSDGVVAVLTRYVNG; encoded by the coding sequence ATGACCACCCGCCTCTCCGCCGAAACGCTTGCCACGTTGGCCGACCGCGCCGATGTGCCGGGCTACGACCGCGCCGCGCTTCGGCCCGGTATCGTGCATATCGGTGTCGGCAACTTCCACCGTGCGCATCAGGCGGTCTATCTGGACCGGCTGTTTCGGGCCGGGCTGGGCCATGACTGGGCGCTAATCGGCGCGGGCGTGATGCCGGGCGACGCGGCCATGCGCGAGACGCTGGCCGCGCAGGACTACCTGACCACCGTGGTCGAGCAGGACGCCGATGGCGCCCACGCCACCATCACCGCCGGCATGATCGATTTCCTGCCCGCAGGCGATGCGGAGGCGATCGTCGACCGGCTGTCTCAGGCGGATATCCGCATTGCGTCGATGACCATCACCGAGGGCGGCTATTACCTCGACAGCGATGGCCATTTCGATCCGACCCATCCGGCCATCGCGGCCGATGCCGCCAACCCCGATGCCCCCAAGACGGTGTTCGGGATGCTGGTTGCCGCGCTGGCTCGCCGCCGCGCTGCGGGCGTGCAGCCTTTCACGGTCATGTCCTGCGACAACATCCCCCATAACGGTGTGGTCGCCCGCGCCGCCGTCACCGGGCTGGCCCGTCAGATCGACGCGGATCTTGGCGAATGGATCAGCGCCAATGTCGCGTTCCCCAATGGCATGGTCGACCGCATCACCCCCGCCACCGGCGACCGGGAGCGCGCGGATGTGAAGGCGAGCTTTGGCATCGATGATGCATGGCCCGTCTATTGCGAACCCTTCACCCAATGGGTGCTGGAGGATAACTTCCCCGCCGGGCGTCCGCCGCTGGAGGAAGTCGGTGTGCAATTCGTGCCCGATGTCACGCCCTATGAGTTGATGAAAATTCGCATCCTCAATGGCGGTCACGCGGTGATTGCCTATCCTGCGGGGCTGCTGGACATTCATTTCGTGCACGAAGCGATGGAACATCCGCTGGTGCGTGGCTTCCTCGCCCGGATCGAGGCGGAGGAGATCGTTCCCACCGTGCCGCCGGTGCCCGATACCGATCTGAACGAATACTACCAGTTGATCGAGGGCCGCTTTGCCAACCCCAAGATCGGCGACACGGTGCGCAGGCTCTGCCTTGACGGGTCGAACCGGCAGCCGAAATTCATCATCCCGACGATTGCCGACCGGCTGACCGCTGGCGCGGGCGTCGAGGGGCTTGCGCTCGAATCGGCGCTCTGGTGCCGGTATTGCTATGGCGAGACGGAAAGCGGCGCGGAAATCGCGCCGAACGACCCCAATTGGGAGCGGCTTCAGCCCGTCGCCCGCGCGGCCAAGGATGATCCCGCCGCGTGGCTCGCGATGGAGGACATCTATGGCGCCGTAGGCCATGATCCGCGCTTTGCCGAGGCCTTCGCCACCGCGCTCAACGCGCTGTGGTCCGATGGTGTGGTCGCGGTGCTGACCCGCTATGTGAACGGCTGA
- a CDS encoding HAD family hydrolase, which produces MAQPALVIFDCDGVLVDSEPISIDVLLQVVAEAGVEVSQERAYDEWLGRSMASVTASLHACGLDFTEEHLKQVRSRLYTRFRDELQPIPHVAQALTDLDLPCCVASSSVPERLAVSLSVTGLLPFFDPHVFSSSMVENGKPAPDLFLHAAEQMGVAPSDCVVIEDSAAGITAARAAGMRVIGFVGGGHAIPAKLNSRIAKLAPDAIVTDMRELGATIASVN; this is translated from the coding sequence ATGGCGCAGCCTGCTTTGGTCATCTTCGATTGCGATGGGGTGCTCGTCGATAGCGAGCCGATCTCGATCGACGTGCTGTTGCAGGTGGTGGCCGAAGCTGGGGTCGAGGTGAGCCAAGAGCGCGCCTATGACGAATGGCTGGGGCGGTCGATGGCAAGTGTGACCGCCTCGCTCCATGCCTGTGGGCTCGATTTTACCGAGGAGCATCTCAAACAGGTGCGCAGTCGGCTCTACACCCGGTTCCGCGACGAATTGCAGCCCATTCCCCATGTGGCGCAGGCGCTGACCGATCTGGATCTGCCCTGCTGCGTGGCCTCGTCATCGGTCCCCGAACGGCTGGCCGTGTCGCTGTCGGTGACCGGGCTGCTGCCGTTTTTCGACCCGCATGTGTTCAGCTCCAGCATGGTCGAAAACGGCAAACCGGCGCCCGATCTGTTCCTGCATGCCGCCGAACAGATGGGCGTCGCGCCCAGCGATTGCGTGGTGATCGAGGACAGCGCCGCGGGCATCACCGCCGCCCGTGCGGCTGGAATGCGGGTCATCGGCTTTGTCGGTGGTGGCCATGCGATACCGGCAAAGTTGAATTCACGCATTGCGAAACTGGCCCCTGACGCCATAGTGACCGATATGAGAGAACTCGGCGCGACAATCGCGTCGGTCAACTGA
- a CDS encoding ABC transporter substrate-binding protein: protein MKSIRRPLTGACAVSAIAAVFASAASAETITIATVNNGDMIRMQGLTQSFTEANPDIELEWVTLEENVLRQRVTTDIATKGGQYDVMTIGTYEAPIWAAQGWLVALDDMGEDYDVDDLLPAIRGGLTYEDKLYAAPFYGESSMVMYRKDLMEEAGLEMPDAPTWEFIAQAAEAMTDEEKEIYGICLRGKAGWGENMAFLSAMANSMGARWFDMDWNPQFNTEEWKTTLTTYLDLMNSYGPPGASSNGFNENLALFQSGKCGMWIDATVAASFVTNPNDSTVADQVGFALAPDAGLGKRGNWLWAWNLAIPAGSEKEESAKKFIAWATSKEYTALVAENEGWANVPPGTRKSLYENQDYIDAAPFAEMTLQSIEAADPTNPAVDEVPYTGVQFVAIPEFQGIGTAVGQQFAAALAGQVTAEQALQNAQALTEREMKKGGYIK from the coding sequence ATGAAGAGCATCCGACGCCCCCTCACCGGGGCCTGCGCCGTTAGTGCGATCGCCGCCGTTTTCGCGAGCGCCGCTTCGGCCGAAACCATTACCATCGCAACCGTGAACAACGGCGACATGATCCGCATGCAGGGTCTGACCCAGTCGTTCACCGAAGCGAATCCCGACATCGAACTGGAATGGGTCACGCTCGAAGAGAACGTGCTGCGCCAGCGTGTCACCACCGATATCGCCACGAAGGGCGGTCAGTATGACGTCATGACGATCGGCACCTACGAGGCACCGATCTGGGCGGCTCAGGGCTGGCTCGTCGCGCTGGACGACATGGGCGAAGACTACGATGTCGACGACCTGCTGCCCGCGATCCGCGGCGGTCTGACCTATGAAGACAAGCTCTATGCTGCGCCGTTCTACGGCGAAAGCTCGATGGTCATGTATCGCAAAGACCTGATGGAAGAAGCCGGTCTGGAAATGCCGGACGCTCCCACCTGGGAATTCATCGCTCAGGCCGCCGAGGCCATGACCGACGAAGAAAAAGAGATCTACGGCATCTGCCTGCGCGGCAAGGCCGGCTGGGGTGAGAACATGGCGTTCCTCTCCGCGATGGCCAACTCGATGGGCGCGCGCTGGTTCGACATGGACTGGAACCCGCAGTTCAACACCGAAGAGTGGAAGACGACCCTCACCACCTATCTTGACCTGATGAACAGCTACGGGCCTCCGGGCGCGTCCTCGAACGGGTTCAACGAGAACCTCGCTCTGTTCCAGTCGGGCAAGTGCGGCATGTGGATCGACGCCACCGTGGCTGCGTCCTTCGTGACCAACCCCAACGACAGCACCGTCGCCGATCAGGTCGGCTTTGCACTGGCCCCCGATGCGGGTCTGGGCAAGCGCGGCAACTGGCTCTGGGCTTGGAACCTCGCGATCCCCGCAGGCTCCGAGAAGGAAGAGTCCGCGAAGAAGTTCATCGCTTGGGCAACCTCCAAGGAGTACACCGCTCTCGTCGCCGAGAACGAAGGCTGGGCCAACGTTCCTCCGGGCACGCGCAAGTCGCTCTATGAGAACCAGGACTACATCGACGCGGCTCCGTTCGCCGAGATGACCCTGCAGAGCATCGAAGCGGCCGACCCGACCAACCCGGCGGTCGACGAAGTGCCCTACACCGGTGTTCAGTTCGTCGCGATCCCTGAATTCCAGGGCATCGGCACCGCAGTGGGTCAGCAGTTCGCTGCCGCACTGGCCGGGCAGGTGACCGCGGAGCAGGCGCTTCAGAACGCTCAGGCACTGACCGAGCGCGAAATGAAGAAGGGCGGCTACATCAAGTAA
- a CDS encoding ABC transporter ATP-binding protein: protein MGRITLNQITKSFGDKQVIPPLDLEINDGEFVVFVGPSGCGKSTLLRLIAGLEDVSSGDIVIDGTPATDLPPAKRGLAMVFQSYALYPHMSVRKNIAFPLKMAKTDQAEIDRKVTNAAEVLNLTDYLDNRPGQLSGGQRQRVAIGRAIVREPAAFLFDEPLSNLDAALRVNMRAEISELHQQLATTMVYVTHDQVEAMTMADKIVVLHAGVIEQVGSPLELYERPRNRFVAGFIGSPKMNFLEGEPATGYDAHAIGIRPEHITLSKTEGTWQGTVGLAEHLGSDTFVRIAVPGQGDMIVRTIGDFAVKPGETVYLTPDPAKIHRFDATGLALR from the coding sequence ATGGGACGCATTACGCTCAACCAGATCACCAAGAGCTTCGGCGACAAGCAGGTCATTCCGCCGCTGGATCTCGAAATCAATGACGGCGAATTCGTTGTGTTCGTCGGCCCCTCGGGCTGCGGCAAGTCCACGCTGCTGCGCCTGATCGCGGGGCTGGAGGATGTCAGCTCCGGCGACATCGTCATCGACGGCACGCCCGCCACCGACCTGCCCCCGGCCAAGCGCGGTCTGGCAATGGTGTTCCAGAGCTACGCGCTCTATCCCCATATGTCGGTGCGCAAGAACATCGCGTTCCCGCTGAAGATGGCGAAGACCGATCAGGCCGAAATAGACCGCAAGGTGACGAATGCCGCCGAGGTTCTGAACCTCACCGACTACCTCGACAACCGGCCCGGCCAGTTGTCGGGCGGTCAGCGCCAGCGCGTCGCCATTGGCCGTGCCATCGTGCGCGAACCGGCTGCATTCCTCTTTGACGAGCCGCTGTCGAACCTCGACGCCGCACTGCGGGTCAACATGCGCGCCGAAATCAGCGAACTGCACCAGCAGCTTGCGACCACGATGGTCTATGTGACCCACGATCAGGTCGAAGCCATGACCATGGCCGACAAGATCGTCGTGCTGCATGCCGGTGTGATCGAACAGGTCGGCTCGCCGCTGGAACTCTACGAGCGTCCGCGCAACCGGTTCGTCGCAGGCTTCATCGGCTCGCCTAAGATGAACTTCCTCGAAGGGGAGCCCGCGACCGGCTACGACGCCCATGCGATCGGCATCCGCCCCGAGCATATCACCCTGTCGAAAACCGAAGGCACTTGGCAGGGGACCGTGGGTCTTGCCGAGCATCTGGGGTCCGACACCTTCGTGCGGATCGCCGTGCCGGGGCAGGGCGACATGATCGTGCGCACCATCGGTGACTTTGCGGTGAAGCCGGGCGAAACCGTTTATCTCACTCCCGATCCGGCCAAGATCCACCGGTTCGACGCCACAGGGTTAGCACTACGCTGA
- a CDS encoding carbohydrate ABC transporter permease, whose translation MARKVSTSRKLIVTAVAWTIGILLFFPILWIFLTSFKTEATAIADPPVFLFFDWTMENYTTVQERSNYFRHFWNSVVISIGSTVLGLIIAVPAAWAMAFVPGKRTKDVLMWMLSTKMLPPVGVLIPIYLLFRDLGLLDTKIGLTIVLMLINLPIIVWMLYTYFREIPGEILEASRMDGASLRDEIIYVLTPMAVPGIASTLLLNIILAWNEAFWTLNLTAAKAAPLTAFIASYSSPEGLFYAKLSAASTMAIAPIMILGWFSQKQLVRGLTFGAVK comes from the coding sequence ATGGCCCGTAAGGTTTCCACATCCCGCAAGCTGATCGTCACCGCCGTGGCGTGGACGATCGGTATCCTGCTCTTCTTCCCGATCCTCTGGATCTTTCTGACGAGCTTCAAGACTGAGGCGACCGCGATCGCCGATCCGCCGGTGTTCCTGTTCTTTGACTGGACGATGGAGAACTACACCACCGTTCAGGAGCGCTCGAACTACTTCCGGCATTTCTGGAACTCGGTCGTCATCTCCATCGGCTCCACCGTTCTGGGTCTAATCATCGCGGTGCCCGCCGCATGGGCCATGGCCTTCGTACCCGGCAAGCGGACCAAGGACGTCCTGATGTGGATGCTCTCGACCAAGATGCTGCCGCCCGTCGGCGTGCTGATCCCGATCTACCTGCTGTTCCGCGATCTGGGGCTGCTGGATACCAAGATCGGCCTGACCATCGTGCTGATGCTGATCAACCTGCCGATCATCGTCTGGATGCTCTACACCTACTTCCGCGAAATTCCGGGTGAGATTCTGGAAGCTAGCCGGATGGACGGGGCCAGCCTGCGCGATGAGATCATCTATGTGCTGACGCCGATGGCCGTGCCGGGGATCGCCTCGACCCTGCTGCTCAACATCATCCTCGCCTGGAACGAGGCGTTCTGGACCCTCAACCTGACCGCTGCCAAGGCGGCACCGCTCACCGCCTTCATCGCCAGCTATTCCAGCCCCGAAGGCCTGTTCTACGCCAAGCTGTCGGCGGCCTCCACGATGGCCATTGCGCCGATCATGATCCTCGGCTGGTTCAGCCAGAAACAGCTCGTCCGCGGCCTGACCTTCGGCGCGGTGAAATAA
- a CDS encoding carbohydrate ABC transporter permease: MATDHSRTAARIMISPAVLLLLAWMIVPLAMTLYFSFLRYNLLMPGMEEWIGFDNYVYFFDDPAFKAAIVNTLVLVLGVLLITVVGGTLLALLLDQPMFGQGIVRILTIAPFLVMPTVSALVWKNMFMNPVNGLFAHLFKALGFAPYDFLGNAPLASIIFMVAWMWLPFAALILLTALQSLDQEQIEAAEMDGAGAFARFFYIVVPHLSRAATVVILIETIFLLSVFAEILVTTNGGPGYASTNLTYLVYVQSLLQFDVGAGAAGGVIAIILANIVAIFLMRMIGKNLDA; the protein is encoded by the coding sequence ATGGCCACCGATCACTCGCGCACCGCCGCCCGGATCATGATCTCGCCCGCCGTTCTCCTGCTGCTTGCTTGGATGATCGTGCCGCTGGCGATGACACTCTATTTCTCCTTCCTCCGTTACAACCTGCTGATGCCAGGGATGGAGGAGTGGATCGGCTTCGACAACTATGTGTATTTCTTCGATGATCCGGCGTTCAAAGCCGCCATCGTCAATACGCTGGTTCTGGTTCTGGGCGTGCTGCTGATTACCGTCGTGGGCGGGACGCTGCTGGCGCTGCTGCTCGATCAGCCGATGTTCGGTCAGGGGATCGTGCGCATCCTGACCATCGCGCCGTTCCTTGTCATGCCGACCGTGTCCGCGCTGGTCTGGAAGAACATGTTCATGAACCCGGTGAACGGTCTTTTCGCGCATCTGTTCAAGGCACTGGGCTTTGCGCCTTATGACTTCCTCGGCAATGCGCCGCTCGCCTCGATCATCTTCATGGTGGCGTGGATGTGGCTGCCCTTTGCCGCGCTGATCCTGCTGACCGCGTTGCAGTCGCTCGATCAGGAACAGATCGAAGCCGCCGAAATGGACGGTGCCGGGGCCTTTGCCCGCTTCTTCTACATCGTGGTGCCGCACCTGTCGCGCGCCGCAACCGTGGTGATCTTGATCGAGACGATCTTCCTTCTGTCGGTCTTCGCCGAGATCCTCGTCACCACCAATGGCGGTCCGGGCTATGCCTCGACCAACCTGACCTACCTCGTCTATGTGCAGTCTCTGCTGCAGTTCGACGTCGGCGCTGGTGCCGCAGGTGGGGTCATCGCCATCATCCTGGCCAACATTGTTGCGATCTTCCTGATGCGGATGATCGGCAAGAACCTGGACGCGTGA